The following coding sequences lie in one Silvibacterium dinghuense genomic window:
- a CDS encoding alpha/beta fold hydrolase → MEQTMGSSRNNFGSGERYVEAPNLSIRVKETAFAYRDVGPRSGVPLILLNHWGAVLDNFDPRIVDGLASRHRVIATDYRGIGASGGKAPVTIDEMASDTVALIRALGFEKVDLLGFSLGGFVAQDIVLKAPGLVRKLILTGTGPAGGEGIERVGAVSWPRMIKALLTLRDPKSYLFFTSSANGRRAAKVFLKRLKERKAGRDKGPTPNAFLRQLKAIKAWGRQQPQNLERIAIPVLIANGDHDVMVPTANSIDMARRIPGSQLVIYEDAGHGGIFQYHADFVPKALTFLGKSENVTNVGLENVGEGIRR, encoded by the coding sequence GTGGAGCAAACAATGGGAAGTTCTCGCAACAATTTCGGATCGGGCGAGCGTTATGTTGAGGCGCCGAATCTCTCTATCCGCGTCAAGGAAACGGCTTTCGCCTACCGTGATGTTGGACCCAGGAGCGGGGTGCCGCTGATTCTCCTCAACCACTGGGGCGCGGTACTGGATAACTTCGATCCGAGGATTGTGGACGGCCTTGCCAGCAGGCATCGCGTTATCGCAACTGACTATCGGGGTATCGGTGCGTCCGGAGGGAAGGCTCCTGTGACCATCGACGAAATGGCGAGCGACACAGTTGCTCTGATTCGAGCGCTGGGTTTCGAAAAAGTTGATCTGCTCGGCTTTTCGCTCGGAGGATTTGTAGCGCAGGATATCGTGCTGAAGGCTCCCGGCTTGGTGCGAAAGCTCATCCTGACCGGAACCGGTCCAGCGGGTGGAGAAGGCATCGAGAGGGTGGGAGCGGTCTCCTGGCCGCGGATGATCAAGGCTCTGTTGACACTCCGTGACCCGAAGTCCTATCTGTTCTTCACCTCTTCGGCTAACGGCCGCCGCGCTGCGAAGGTTTTTCTGAAGCGGTTGAAGGAACGCAAAGCAGGCAGAGACAAAGGCCCGACGCCCAATGCTTTCCTTCGGCAACTCAAGGCGATCAAGGCATGGGGCAGGCAGCAGCCTCAAAACCTCGAGCGCATTGCGATCCCGGTTCTGATAGCAAATGGTGACCATGACGTGATGGTCCCGACCGCGAATAGCATCGACATGGCGCGGCGTATTCCGGGCTCGCAACTTGTGATCTACGAAGACGCCGGCCATGGCGGGATTTTTCAGTATCACGCTGATTTTGTGCCCAAAGCTCTCACATTCCTGGGCAAATCTGAGAACGTTACTAACGTTGGATTGGAGAACGTCGGTGAAGGCATTCGTCGTTGA
- a CDS encoding oxidoreductase — translation MTMTGQQASQKTALITGASTGIGKAAALALIKAGYRVIGTSRSAKPDEVREGIRMIACDVTSDGSVAATVALADAELGRIDLLVNNAGFGVTGAAEESSIEQVRGLFETNFHGVVRVTNAVLPIMRGQRSGRILNVGSALGLIPAPFSAYYSGTKHALEGYSESLDHEVREFGVRVAVIEPAATKTSFESSSAQADRPLSAYEASRTRYLAAFGRAMTVADTAESVAETIVLAASEKTPRLRYASGKAARQVSFARRFLPRSLFDTILRKQFGLA, via the coding sequence ATGACGATGACAGGACAGCAGGCATCTCAGAAAACTGCGTTGATCACGGGAGCGTCGACCGGCATTGGCAAGGCGGCAGCCTTGGCACTGATAAAGGCAGGCTACCGGGTGATTGGAACAAGTCGCAGCGCCAAGCCTGACGAGGTGCGCGAAGGTATCCGGATGATTGCGTGCGATGTCACCTCCGATGGATCGGTCGCGGCGACTGTTGCCCTGGCGGACGCTGAACTCGGTCGTATCGATCTGCTCGTCAACAATGCAGGTTTCGGAGTCACAGGCGCAGCGGAAGAAAGCTCGATCGAGCAAGTCCGAGGTCTATTTGAGACCAATTTCCACGGTGTGGTTCGCGTGACGAATGCGGTCCTGCCGATCATGCGCGGGCAGCGTAGTGGACGCATCCTCAATGTAGGGTCCGCACTGGGACTGATCCCGGCCCCCTTTAGCGCCTACTATTCCGGAACGAAACACGCTCTTGAGGGCTATTCCGAATCGCTCGATCACGAGGTGCGTGAGTTCGGTGTACGTGTCGCGGTCATCGAGCCCGCGGCTACGAAGACCTCGTTCGAATCGAGTTCCGCCCAGGCAGACAGGCCGCTGAGTGCCTATGAGGCGAGTCGCACCAGATATCTTGCCGCATTTGGGCGCGCGATGACGGTTGCGGATACAGCGGAAAGTGTGGCGGAGACGATCGTGCTGGCGGCAAGCGAAAAGACTCCTCGTCTGCGCTATGCCTCCGGCAAGGCTGCGCGGCAGGTCTCCTTCGCAAGGCGTTTTCTCCCTCGGTCTCTCTTCGACACAATCTTGCGGAAGCAATTCGGATTGGCGTAA
- a CDS encoding TetR/AcrR family transcriptional regulator: MRYEKGRKETTHDRILEVATRRFRQDGIAASGLAGIMSEAGLTNGAFYAHFSSKSEMVEKCIERAIDDQWQQFEKEIAAGRLVEIIRSYLSEQHRDHADSGCPSAALLPEISRQEPATRHVYTESVKRLVSAMEKQLPDMPKGPKAREIAIATMGLLIGTLQMARAVNDPSLSDDILAAGTHVAKSLIQSGKRRV; this comes from the coding sequence ATGAGATACGAGAAAGGGCGTAAGGAGACTACGCACGATCGCATCCTGGAGGTCGCGACACGCCGATTCCGGCAGGATGGAATCGCGGCGTCCGGTCTGGCGGGCATCATGTCGGAAGCTGGTCTGACGAATGGGGCTTTCTATGCCCACTTTTCTTCCAAGAGCGAGATGGTCGAAAAATGCATCGAACGGGCCATCGATGACCAGTGGCAGCAATTTGAAAAAGAAATTGCTGCGGGACGTCTGGTCGAAATTATTCGTTCTTATCTGTCAGAACAGCACCGGGATCATGCCGACTCGGGATGCCCATCTGCTGCGCTCTTACCTGAGATTTCACGCCAGGAACCAGCAACGAGGCATGTCTATACCGAGAGCGTGAAGCGGCTCGTGAGTGCCATGGAGAAGCAGTTGCCCGATATGCCGAAGGGCCCCAAGGCACGTGAGATCGCCATCGCGACAATGGGGCTTCTGATCGGAACGCTACAAATGGCTCGCGCCGTGAACGATCCGTCGCTCTCTGACGATATTTTGGCTGCCGGTACTCACGTCGCCAAGAGCCTGATTCAATCCGGGAAAAGAAGAGTGTAG
- a CDS encoding TetR/AcrR family transcriptional regulator: MKSAEALMIERGYSAFSYADISEAVGIRKPSIHHHFPTKAALAAAVLKAHREKTIEGTAQLDRQIEAPRKRLHAYVQYWEGCIRKHTVPFCVAALMGAELPSLPEEVQVEVRLHFRALSEWLERTLKAGVKAGDIRLHDSAATEAQTLMAVVHGAMLSARATGDCEVFKLVTGAALKRLDKARN; the protein is encoded by the coding sequence ATGAAATCGGCGGAAGCCCTGATGATCGAAAGGGGATACTCGGCTTTCAGCTATGCCGATATTTCCGAAGCAGTCGGAATCAGGAAACCGAGCATTCATCATCACTTTCCGACCAAGGCAGCCCTGGCCGCAGCGGTTCTCAAGGCGCATCGCGAGAAGACGATCGAAGGCACTGCGCAGCTCGACCGGCAGATTGAAGCCCCCCGGAAACGCCTTCATGCTTACGTTCAGTATTGGGAGGGGTGTATCCGCAAGCATACGGTCCCCTTCTGCGTTGCTGCGCTCATGGGAGCGGAGCTTCCATCCCTGCCGGAGGAAGTACAGGTCGAAGTGCGCCTGCATTTCCGGGCATTGAGCGAATGGCTGGAGCGAACGTTAAAGGCCGGCGTGAAAGCCGGGGACATCCGGCTGCACGATTCGGCGGCAACGGAAGCTCAGACGCTGATGGCGGTCGTGCATGGAGCGATGCTCTCCGCCCGCGCCACCGGTGACTGTGAGGTCTTCAAGCTTGTGACCGGAGCAGCACTCAAGCGTCTCGATAAAGCAAGGAACTAA
- a CDS encoding TetR/AcrR family transcriptional regulator — translation MRTIGRPRSQAAHDAILKATLRLITRSGFRAVSVNEIAAEAGVGKMTIYRHWPNKAAVVMDSLLELIGNETAFPKAGSALESLRRQLHLQAAFFRSARGNLIRSLVSEAQSDPELASAFRDRWLNPRREGVRQNIQAAISEGSLRRDFNIDTAIDQLYGSLYYRLLLGSGAIDDAFIEDTYQQFLAGHKARSSARK, via the coding sequence ATGAGGACCATAGGCCGGCCGAGGAGTCAGGCAGCTCATGATGCAATTCTTAAGGCCACTCTCCGCTTGATCACCCGGAGCGGCTTCCGTGCTGTGAGTGTGAATGAAATTGCCGCCGAGGCCGGCGTAGGAAAGATGACGATTTACCGGCACTGGCCAAACAAGGCAGCGGTCGTGATGGATTCCTTGCTGGAGCTGATCGGGAATGAAACAGCTTTTCCCAAAGCCGGCAGCGCGCTCGAAAGCCTCCGGCGGCAGCTCCATCTGCAGGCTGCTTTCTTCCGTAGCGCGCGTGGCAATCTCATCCGTTCCCTGGTGTCCGAAGCCCAGTCGGACCCGGAACTCGCTTCGGCTTTCCGTGACCGCTGGCTCAATCCCCGGCGGGAAGGGGTTCGCCAAAACATACAGGCCGCGATCTCGGAGGGCTCGTTACGCCGCGACTTCAACATCGACACCGCGATCGATCAGCTATACGGATCGCTCTACTACCGGCTGCTGCTCGGCTCAGGGGCGATCGATGATGCGTTCATCGAGGATACCTATCAGCAGTTTCTTGCCGGACATAAGGCACGCTCGTCTGCCCGGAAATAA
- a CDS encoding oxidoreductase yields the protein MNKVVIITGVNSGLGRAFAHALLDSGFTVVGTVRKMEAVQAFEQLKPGAAFARVLDVTEAPERLAAVAAEIERNVGPVYGLINNAGYGHEGTLEESSMDALRQQFEVNVFGAVAMMKAVLPAMRARREGRILNVTSMGGLMTMPGLSYYHGSKFALEGISSSLAKEVRPLGIYVTAIEPGMFRTDWAGRSMVRSERSISDYDAIFDPIREARKARSGQQPGDPAKAGKVVAKFLMAAEPPAHLLLGPDAFDYVQKELEAIRSEFTAWEAVTRSTNFEQET from the coding sequence ATGAACAAGGTTGTCATCATCACCGGCGTAAACAGTGGCCTGGGCAGGGCATTCGCCCATGCACTGCTGGATTCCGGCTTCACCGTCGTGGGAACGGTGCGGAAGATGGAAGCCGTGCAAGCATTCGAGCAACTGAAACCGGGAGCCGCGTTTGCACGGGTGCTCGATGTGACGGAAGCTCCTGAACGGCTGGCCGCGGTCGCCGCAGAAATCGAACGCAATGTCGGCCCGGTTTATGGGCTTATCAATAACGCCGGGTACGGCCATGAAGGCACGCTGGAAGAAAGCTCGATGGACGCGTTGCGTCAGCAATTCGAGGTAAACGTTTTTGGCGCTGTGGCCATGATGAAAGCGGTCTTGCCTGCGATGCGCGCCCGGCGCGAAGGACGCATCCTCAACGTGACTTCGATGGGCGGTCTCATGACGATGCCCGGACTCTCGTACTACCACGGAAGCAAATTTGCATTGGAGGGGATTTCGTCGTCGCTGGCCAAGGAGGTGCGACCGCTGGGTATTTACGTCACGGCGATCGAACCCGGCATGTTTCGGACAGACTGGGCAGGCCGCTCCATGGTGCGTTCAGAACGGTCGATCTCCGATTATGACGCGATCTTCGATCCCATCCGTGAAGCGCGTAAAGCAAGAAGCGGACAACAGCCGGGAGATCCGGCCAAGGCCGGCAAGGTTGTTGCGAAGTTCTTAATGGCAGCAGAGCCGCCTGCTCACCTTCTGCTCGGTCCCGATGCGTTCGATTACGTCCAGAAGGAACTGGAGGCAATTCGGTCCGAATTTACGGCGTGGGAAGCGGTGACCCGATCAACCAACTTCGAGCAGGAGACCTGA
- the ribF gene encoding riboflavin biosynthesis protein RibF, giving the protein MQVFRSLEEIPAGFGPTVVAVGNFDGVHRGHRAIIASVRERAQALGAKSVALTFDPHPVRLLRPGQSPKLITPLDVRLELLASTGLDATVVIPFTPEFSLLTAQDFASGVLAGLLEAVEVHEGDNFRFGHNASAGILELRELGQSLGFAVVTHSAIHVGRLIVSSSEIRRRVAAGDVSTARRLLGRPFSIHSTQARGRGIGSRLTVPTINLAPYHELLPADGVYVTRLHIGGQGVFDGVTNAGVRPTFGEPSYAIETYLLDFDPNRDEIALTAETPLELCFLKRLRGERKFETPEALKAQILRDVGQAQRFFALSRQF; this is encoded by the coding sequence ATGCAGGTCTTTCGCAGTCTCGAGGAGATTCCGGCGGGTTTCGGCCCCACGGTCGTCGCCGTCGGCAATTTTGACGGCGTGCACCGCGGCCATCGCGCCATCATCGCCAGCGTCCGGGAGCGCGCGCAGGCATTGGGCGCAAAGTCCGTCGCCCTCACCTTCGATCCGCATCCGGTGCGGCTGCTGCGGCCCGGGCAGTCTCCGAAGCTGATTACGCCGCTCGATGTGCGATTGGAACTCCTGGCCTCGACAGGGCTCGATGCGACCGTGGTGATCCCGTTTACGCCCGAGTTTTCGCTGCTCACCGCGCAGGATTTCGCCTCGGGAGTGCTCGCCGGATTGCTCGAGGCAGTCGAAGTTCACGAGGGTGACAACTTCCGCTTCGGCCACAACGCGAGCGCGGGCATCCTCGAGCTGCGCGAGCTGGGGCAGTCGCTCGGATTCGCAGTGGTCACGCACAGCGCCATTCACGTGGGACGGCTCATCGTTTCCAGCTCGGAGATACGCCGCCGCGTGGCCGCAGGCGATGTGAGCACGGCGCGCCGCCTGCTCGGCCGTCCCTTCTCGATCCACTCTACGCAGGCGCGCGGACGCGGCATCGGCTCGCGCCTCACCGTGCCGACCATCAACCTCGCCCCTTACCACGAGCTGCTGCCCGCGGACGGCGTGTATGTGACGCGGCTGCATATCGGCGGGCAGGGCGTCTTCGACGGAGTGACGAATGCCGGCGTGCGTCCGACATTCGGCGAGCCCTCCTATGCGATTGAGACCTATCTGCTCGACTTCGATCCCAATCGGGATGAGATTGCGTTGACCGCGGAGACGCCGCTCGAGCTGTGCTTCCTCAAGCGGCTGCGCGGCGAGCGGAAGTTCGAAACCCCCGAAGCGCTGAAGGCCCAGATCCTGCGCGACGTGGGACAAGCGCAGCGCTTCTTTGCGTTGAGCAGGCAGTTCTGA
- a CDS encoding MBL fold metallo-hydrolase: MQAGDSIQAEIVVLGSGTSMGVPTLGCGCAVCTSTDPRNRRSRPSIAVEWGDHRVVIDTGQDFREQALREKITHVDAVLYTHPHADHILGLDDLRPLSFRHHDSMPLYADDATAAVLRTVFSYTFAPDAKYPTRARVRLEPMNGQESAQIAGVRFQRIPLMHGRLAVGGYRFGNVAYLTDMNRIPEESLPLLEDLDVMILDALRWEPHPSHANVDEALGWVERVRPRQAWFTHIAHELDHAPTEAALPPHIRMAYDGLRIPITLQAETSAGERS, translated from the coding sequence ATGCAGGCAGGGGATTCGATTCAGGCGGAGATCGTGGTGCTGGGCAGCGGCACGTCCATGGGTGTGCCGACGCTCGGCTGCGGGTGCGCAGTATGCACGTCTACGGATCCGCGCAACCGGCGCAGCCGGCCCTCCATTGCCGTCGAGTGGGGCGATCACCGGGTGGTGATCGATACCGGGCAGGATTTCCGCGAACAGGCTCTGCGTGAGAAGATCACGCACGTCGATGCGGTCCTCTACACGCATCCCCACGCCGATCACATCCTCGGCCTCGATGACCTGCGGCCGCTGAGCTTCCGCCATCATGACAGCATGCCGCTGTATGCCGACGACGCGACGGCAGCGGTGCTGCGCACGGTCTTCTCCTACACCTTTGCTCCGGATGCAAAGTATCCGACACGGGCGCGGGTGCGGCTCGAGCCGATGAACGGGCAGGAGTCCGCGCAGATTGCCGGAGTCCGTTTTCAGCGTATTCCATTGATGCACGGACGGCTCGCCGTCGGCGGCTATCGCTTCGGCAACGTGGCCTATCTCACCGACATGAACCGCATCCCGGAGGAAAGCCTGCCGCTGCTCGAAGACCTCGACGTGATGATTCTCGACGCGCTGCGCTGGGAGCCGCATCCGAGCCATGCGAATGTGGATGAGGCGCTCGGCTGGGTGGAGCGGGTCAGGCCGCGCCAGGCCTGGTTCACGCACATCGCGCACGAGCTCGACCATGCGCCCACGGAAGCCGCGCTGCCGCCGCATATCCGCATGGCCTATGACGGCCTGAGGATTCCCATCACGCTGCAGGCAGAGACCTCGGCAGGAGAACGATCTTAG
- a CDS encoding DUF1844 domain-containing protein has product MAEKPPAFTVTDRRKFTEDGDLRNPAESPAPAAPAAPAAAPIDFAAHAAEAVHPAPGQFAADVAEAVHPAPGQFTANVADAVHPAPGQFTADIAEAVHPAPGQFAAAAETAPVAGARVVTMPSRPAAPAPPPPPAPAPVVVPEPVAEAPLEGEGQGSFEEPSAAEAAEQHAAYQETTLQLDELLRQQNPGMKDLGPVGIEHVFQSIYLSAVVAMGAAAEPGQKPRIDILGARQSIDMLTALEEKTKGNLTEAQQRLLQSLLFELRMMFLEITNAIVQQAHTPPPGKF; this is encoded by the coding sequence ATGGCAGAGAAACCGCCCGCATTTACCGTGACCGATCGCCGCAAGTTCACCGAGGATGGCGATCTGCGCAATCCTGCCGAGAGCCCCGCCCCGGCTGCTCCTGCCGCGCCTGCTGCTGCGCCCATCGACTTCGCCGCGCACGCGGCCGAGGCTGTCCATCCCGCCCCTGGCCAGTTCGCCGCGGATGTGGCCGAAGCCGTGCATCCGGCGCCCGGGCAATTCACTGCGAATGTGGCCGATGCCGTGCATCCTGCTCCTGGCCAGTTCACCGCGGATATTGCCGAAGCGGTTCACCCCGCCCCCGGCCAGTTCGCCGCCGCAGCGGAGACGGCTCCAGTTGCCGGCGCGCGCGTCGTGACCATGCCTTCGCGCCCTGCTGCTCCTGCGCCGCCTCCACCGCCGGCTCCAGCTCCTGTGGTGGTGCCTGAGCCGGTAGCCGAGGCACCACTCGAGGGCGAGGGGCAGGGAAGTTTCGAAGAGCCTTCCGCTGCGGAGGCCGCCGAGCAGCATGCCGCCTATCAGGAGACCACCCTGCAGTTGGATGAGCTGTTGCGGCAGCAGAATCCGGGAATGAAGGACCTTGGGCCGGTCGGCATCGAGCATGTCTTCCAGTCGATCTACCTCTCGGCGGTGGTCGCCATGGGTGCGGCGGCCGAGCCCGGCCAGAAGCCGCGGATCGATATTCTCGGCGCGCGGCAGAGCATCGACATGCTGACCGCGCTCGAAGAGAAGACCAAGGGCAATCTGACCGAGGCGCAGCAGCGTCTGCTGCAGAGCCTGCTCTTCGAGCTGCGCATGATGTTCCTCGAGATCACCAACGCCATCGTGCAGCAGGCGCACACCCCGCCTCCGGGCAAGTTCTAG
- a CDS encoding YgfZ/GcvT domain-containing protein: MSDVVSTGVAASSVLEPTPLAAALTAGSPGLALTAYRGAETVLAFAGANPELAALTAAAGCYDLGYRAFVRITGEDQVRWLNGMVSNTIVGLTEGHGNYSFLLNAQGRIQGDANIYRSSDHLLLETDRSQQVAILAHLDHFIIMDDVELHPADGLTAIGVAGPKAVAVLESLGLAAPAAESTEALSFVAARWQEHEILVIHEASPLVPRFALLVPSGAVVALWQALTAAGAEPCGAEAIEKLRILEGTPLYGVDIRDRHLPQETAQTQALNFSKGCYLGQEIVERIRSRAAVHRGFRQFQLAAGLGPLEAGATLPIEAEGAAQNPAGELSSIAAFDLPVFQGTLALGFLRNEAAERGLPLSASGVKVTIAERRPEIAGL, translated from the coding sequence ATGAGTGATGTTGTATCGACGGGAGTTGCCGCCTCTTCTGTGCTGGAGCCGACGCCTCTGGCCGCCGCGCTGACCGCCGGCTCCCCGGGCCTTGCCCTCACCGCGTATCGGGGTGCTGAAACCGTGCTGGCCTTTGCCGGAGCGAACCCCGAGCTGGCCGCGCTGACCGCTGCCGCCGGCTGCTATGACCTCGGCTACCGGGCCTTTGTCCGCATCACCGGCGAAGATCAGGTGCGCTGGCTCAACGGGATGGTCAGCAACACCATCGTCGGGCTTACCGAGGGGCACGGAAACTACAGCTTCCTGCTCAACGCGCAGGGCCGTATCCAGGGCGATGCGAATATCTATCGCTCTTCCGATCACCTGCTGCTGGAGACCGACCGCTCCCAGCAGGTGGCAATCCTGGCGCATTTAGATCACTTCATCATCATGGATGACGTCGAGCTGCATCCCGCGGACGGGCTGACGGCCATCGGCGTTGCCGGGCCGAAAGCTGTCGCGGTGCTCGAATCGCTGGGACTGGCCGCTCCCGCCGCAGAATCGACCGAGGCATTGAGCTTCGTTGCCGCGCGCTGGCAGGAGCATGAAATCCTGGTGATCCATGAGGCTTCTCCGCTCGTTCCGCGTTTTGCGTTGCTGGTTCCGTCCGGAGCCGTAGTGGCATTGTGGCAGGCGCTGACGGCCGCCGGCGCCGAGCCGTGTGGCGCGGAGGCGATCGAGAAGCTGCGCATCCTCGAAGGCACGCCGCTCTATGGTGTCGATATCCGCGACCGCCATCTGCCCCAGGAGACGGCGCAGACGCAGGCCTTGAACTTCAGCAAGGGATGCTATCTCGGGCAGGAGATTGTCGAGCGTATCCGCTCGCGGGCTGCGGTGCATCGCGGATTCCGTCAATTTCAGCTGGCAGCCGGTCTCGGCCCGCTTGAAGCGGGTGCGACGCTGCCCATCGAGGCTGAGGGCGCGGCGCAGAATCCAGCTGGTGAGCTGAGCAGCATCGCGGCCTTCGATCTGCCGGTCTTTCAGGGAACACTGGCGCTGGGCTTTCTTCGCAATGAGGCAGCGGAGCGCGGCCTGCCGCTCAGCGCATCGGGCGTCAAGGTGACCATCGCGGAGCGCAGGCCGGAAATCGCCGGGCTTTAA